The stretch of DNA TTGCACAATGGGCAAGCGTTTGGTGCCTTTTTACCTCTATGAATGTGTCCACACACTTCACAAACCCAAATCTCTTCTTCTGCATCAGCAAAGAAACCATCTTCTTTCATTGCATCTTGAAGTGCTTTGTATTCGCGTTCATGTTCAACTTCAACTTTACCAATTGCATTGAAAAGACGTGCAAGCTCTTTATGTCCTTCTTCTTCGGCAATTTTTGCAAAACCTGGATACATAGTTTCATGCTCGTAATGTTCACCAGCCATCGCACTATCAAGGTTTTTGAGTGTAAGCTCAGTCTCAGAGCCATCTACAAGTTTGTGGTATGCTTTAAATTCAGCACGTGCGTGCCATTTTTCATTTTCAGCTGCTTCTCTAAAGTGACGAGAAACTGC from Sulfurospirillum arsenophilum NBRC 109478 encodes:
- a CDS encoding ferritin family protein, with the protein product MRQYETYKCSKCGNEVEVQNVGGGKLTCCGQEMACITTDLTAVNLMKAFAGESQARNKYDLFADIALEEGWHAVSRHFREAAENEKWHARAEFKAYHKLVDGSETELTLKNLDSAMAGEHYEHETMYPGFAKIAEEEGHKELARLFNAIGKVEVEHEREYKALQDAMKEDGFFADAEEEIWVCEVCGHIHRGKKAPNACPLCKVGKEYFKRQDLGL